The following are from one region of the Egicoccus sp. AB-alg6-2 genome:
- a CDS encoding iron-siderophore ABC transporter substrate-binding protein has product MLLFRLGACACAILVVGCASGSGPDAGDRAASTAATSQETAAADAFPVTIEHAFGETVIASEPQRVATVSWANHEVPLALGIVPVGMAEVTWGDDDGDGVMPWVEERLSALGAEVPVLYDETDGIDFEAVADTNPDVILAAYSGLTEEDYTTLSQIAPVVAYPQLPWATSVQDMILMSSRAMGMSAEGERLVADYEADVAAAFAEHPELEGKRVMFSYLDPNDLSTVGFYTTHDTRAAFLAEVGMQVPSVVEERSAASETFYETISAEAGDQLDDVDILVTYGAADGSTLQRYQSDPLLSQIPAIARGSVVVLEESTPLAAAANPSPLSIAWALEDYVDLLAAAAATVE; this is encoded by the coding sequence GTGCTCCTGTTCCGACTCGGCGCCTGCGCGTGCGCCATCCTCGTGGTCGGCTGCGCCTCGGGCTCTGGCCCCGACGCCGGCGACCGCGCCGCCTCCACCGCGGCGACCAGCCAGGAGACTGCCGCTGCCGATGCGTTCCCCGTGACGATCGAGCACGCCTTCGGCGAGACGGTGATCGCGTCCGAACCGCAGCGGGTCGCGACCGTGAGTTGGGCCAACCACGAGGTACCGCTCGCGCTGGGCATCGTCCCGGTCGGCATGGCCGAGGTCACCTGGGGCGACGACGACGGCGACGGTGTGATGCCCTGGGTCGAGGAGCGGCTGAGCGCTCTCGGCGCGGAGGTCCCGGTGCTGTACGACGAGACGGACGGCATCGACTTCGAGGCGGTCGCCGACACGAACCCCGACGTGATCCTCGCCGCCTACTCCGGCCTCACCGAGGAGGACTACACGACGCTGAGCCAGATCGCACCGGTCGTCGCCTACCCGCAGCTGCCGTGGGCGACCTCGGTCCAGGACATGATCCTGATGTCGAGCCGGGCGATGGGGATGTCCGCCGAGGGTGAGCGCCTCGTCGCCGACTACGAGGCGGACGTGGCGGCGGCCTTCGCCGAGCACCCCGAACTGGAGGGCAAGCGGGTGATGTTCTCCTACCTCGACCCCAACGACCTGAGCACCGTGGGCTTCTACACCACTCACGACACCCGCGCCGCCTTCCTCGCCGAGGTCGGGATGCAGGTGCCGTCGGTGGTCGAGGAGCGTTCGGCGGCCTCCGAGACCTTCTACGAGACCATCAGTGCCGAGGCCGGCGACCAGCTCGACGACGTCGACATCCTGGTGACCTACGGCGCCGCGGACGGCTCCACCCTGCAGCGGTACCAGTCCGATCCGCTGCTGTCACAGATCCCCGCCATCGCCCGGGGTTCGGTGGTCGTGCTCGAGGAGTCCACGCCACTGGCCGCGGCGGCCAATCCCTCGCCCCTGTCGATCGCCTGGGCACTGGAGGACTACGTCGACCTTCTCGCCGCGGCTGCCGCCACGGTCGAATGA
- a CDS encoding FecCD family ABC transporter permease has protein sequence MPHGVVPGEVTPPGVAARDAEVRLVVGPRLAWLTLALVATAAIVVASVAFGTRVVGLAEIGSAFTGTEDGIAQAAVLKRIPRTILALLVGAALGLAGTVLQGVTRNPLADPAILGISPGAALAVVVGLAFFGVSSPFATIWLAIAGATASAVFVYAVGSLGRGGATPLKLALAGAATSAAFTSMVSAILLPRIDVMQAFRFWQIGGVGGASFAKIGLLVPFVLVGGLVCLAAAGGLNSLALGDDLAAGLGERVATTRLFAAAGAVILCGAATAVAGPIGFVGLVVPHLCRLLVGLDHRWSLPSAALVGAGLLTAADVLGRVVARPEEVDVGIVTALLGAPVFIAIVRRQKPRAL, from the coding sequence ATGCCGCACGGGGTCGTCCCGGGCGAGGTGACGCCGCCCGGGGTCGCGGCGCGCGACGCCGAGGTCCGGTTGGTCGTCGGACCGCGGCTGGCCTGGTTGACGCTGGCGCTCGTCGCCACGGCCGCCATCGTGGTGGCGTCGGTGGCCTTCGGGACCCGCGTGGTGGGCCTGGCGGAGATCGGCAGCGCGTTCACGGGGACCGAGGACGGCATCGCGCAGGCGGCCGTGCTCAAACGCATCCCCCGGACGATCCTCGCGCTCCTGGTCGGTGCCGCGCTCGGTCTGGCCGGCACCGTGCTGCAGGGCGTGACGCGCAACCCGCTGGCGGATCCCGCCATCCTGGGAATCAGTCCCGGGGCCGCGCTCGCCGTGGTCGTCGGCCTGGCCTTCTTCGGCGTCTCCTCCCCGTTCGCCACCATCTGGCTGGCGATCGCCGGCGCCACGGCGTCGGCGGTCTTCGTCTATGCCGTCGGCTCGCTGGGTCGCGGCGGCGCGACACCGCTGAAGCTGGCGCTGGCCGGCGCCGCCACGTCAGCCGCGTTCACGTCGATGGTCAGCGCGATCCTGCTGCCCCGTATCGACGTCATGCAGGCGTTCCGGTTCTGGCAGATCGGCGGGGTCGGTGGTGCGAGCTTCGCGAAGATCGGGCTGCTCGTGCCGTTTGTGCTCGTCGGGGGGCTCGTCTGCCTCGCTGCGGCAGGAGGGCTCAACTCCCTGGCCCTGGGCGACGACCTCGCGGCCGGCCTCGGTGAGCGGGTCGCGACGACCCGACTGTTCGCCGCCGCGGGGGCCGTGATCCTGTGTGGTGCGGCGACTGCGGTGGCCGGCCCCATCGGCTTCGTCGGCCTCGTGGTCCCGCACCTGTGCCGGCTGTTGGTGGGGCTCGACCACCGCTGGTCGTTGCCGTCCGCGGCACTGGTCGGGGCGGGCCTGTTGACCGCGGCCGACGTCCTCGGTCGGGTGGTCGCTCGACCGGAGGAGGTCGACGTCGGCATCGTCACGGCGCTGCTCGGGGCTCCCGTGTTCATCGCCATCGTGCGCCGACAGAAGCCGAGGGCGCTGTGA
- a CDS encoding LacI family DNA-binding transcriptional regulator has product MARTPALTPPPGRRPSMTDVAKLAGVSHQTVSRVLNHPQTVRPATLEKVKAAIRELGYRPNTSARALVTRRTRLIGVVNPGEARFGPANMTMAIEEAASEAGYATTLAVMRDARAETVERALEFFLELGVEGIVFVAPMSQVAPAAMQLSTTLPVVMIAAGLRESTSLHVVAVDQEVGARMATRHLIDLGHRDIVHVAGPNDWFDARSRIVGWRDELLEADLPVPPMVAGGWDPVHGYEIGRRLVAERRLPSAIFAANDPMALGMIRAFHEAGVRVPDDVSVVGFDDVEGAGYFEPPLTTVRQPFAAAGTRAIQVLLAALDGAPASRTLIAPELIARASTRRFQAG; this is encoded by the coding sequence ATGGCCCGTACCCCAGCGTTGACGCCGCCGCCCGGTCGCCGCCCGTCGATGACGGACGTCGCCAAGCTCGCCGGCGTGTCGCACCAGACCGTGTCGCGGGTGCTCAACCATCCGCAGACGGTGCGGCCGGCCACGCTCGAGAAGGTCAAGGCCGCGATCCGCGAACTCGGCTACCGGCCCAACACCTCGGCGCGCGCCCTGGTGACGCGGCGTACCCGGTTGATCGGGGTGGTCAACCCTGGTGAGGCCAGGTTCGGCCCAGCCAACATGACCATGGCCATCGAGGAGGCCGCCAGCGAGGCCGGCTACGCCACCACGCTGGCCGTCATGCGCGATGCGCGGGCCGAGACCGTCGAGCGGGCCCTGGAGTTCTTCCTCGAACTCGGCGTCGAGGGCATCGTGTTCGTCGCACCGATGAGCCAGGTGGCTCCCGCGGCGATGCAACTGTCGACCACCCTGCCCGTGGTGATGATCGCCGCCGGCCTGCGCGAGAGCACCTCGCTCCACGTCGTCGCGGTGGACCAGGAGGTCGGCGCCCGCATGGCGACGCGCCATCTGATCGACCTCGGCCACCGCGACATCGTCCACGTCGCCGGCCCCAACGACTGGTTCGACGCCCGGTCGCGCATCGTCGGCTGGCGCGACGAGCTGCTCGAGGCCGACCTGCCCGTGCCCCCGATGGTCGCCGGCGGGTGGGATCCGGTCCACGGCTACGAGATCGGCCGGCGGCTGGTCGCCGAGCGGCGGCTGCCCTCGGCCATCTTCGCCGCGAACGATCCCATGGCACTGGGCATGATCCGGGCGTTCCACGAGGCGGGGGTGCGGGTGCCCGACGACGTCTCGGTGGTCGGCTTCGACGACGTCGAGGGCGCGGGCTACTTCGAGCCGCCGCTGACGACCGTGCGGCAGCCGTTCGCCGCGGCCGGGACGCGCGCGATCCAGGTCCTGCTCGCGGCCCTCGACGGCGCCCCCGCGTCGCGCACGCTGATCGCGCCAGAGTTGATAGCACGGGCTTCCACACGCCGATTCCAGGCGGGTTGA
- a CDS encoding ABC transporter ATP-binding protein, translated as MTDEHALATRAATLAYGDRTVVEALDFDVPCGRINVIVGANACGKSTILRALSRLLAPAAGSVVLDGHDLHRLSTRQVARTLGLLPQTPIAPEGIVVGDLVARGRHPHRRLMSRWSAADEAAVGAALTATGTMDLAHRPVDELSGGQRQRVWIAMALAQETDILLLDEPTTFLDVNHQIEVLDLLTDLNRDRGTTIVMVLHDLNLAARYADHLIAVADGGIYAAGDPHEVLTESNVRAVFGMRGSVIADPVTGKPLVLPIGRHHVKPQGSTRLERIS; from the coding sequence GTGACCGACGAACACGCCCTCGCCACCCGGGCGGCCACGCTCGCCTACGGCGACCGGACGGTCGTGGAAGCACTCGACTTCGACGTGCCCTGCGGCCGGATCAACGTCATCGTCGGCGCCAACGCGTGCGGCAAGTCCACCATCCTGCGCGCGTTGTCACGACTGCTGGCGCCCGCGGCGGGCAGCGTCGTCCTGGACGGTCACGACCTCCATCGCCTGTCGACGCGCCAGGTCGCGCGCACCCTCGGCCTGCTGCCACAGACCCCGATCGCCCCAGAGGGCATCGTGGTCGGCGATCTGGTGGCGCGGGGCCGCCACCCGCATCGGCGACTGATGTCGAGGTGGAGCGCGGCCGACGAAGCCGCGGTCGGTGCCGCTCTCACCGCCACCGGCACCATGGACCTGGCGCACCGTCCGGTCGACGAACTGTCGGGCGGGCAACGGCAGCGGGTGTGGATCGCCATGGCGCTCGCGCAGGAGACCGACATCCTGCTGCTCGACGAGCCGACCACGTTCCTCGACGTCAACCATCAGATCGAGGTGCTCGACCTGCTCACCGACCTCAACCGCGATCGCGGCACCACGATCGTGATGGTCCTCCATGACCTCAACCTCGCCGCCCGGTACGCCGACCACCTCATCGCGGTCGCCGACGGTGGCATCTACGCGGCGGGTGACCCCCACGAGGTGCTGACCGAGTCGAACGTGCGAGCGGTGTTCGGGATGCGGGGCTCGGTCATCGCGGACCCGGTCACCGGCAAGCCGTTGGTGCTCCCCATCGGCCGCCATCACGTCAAGCCGCAGGGCTCGACCAGGCTGGAGCGGATCTCGTGA
- a CDS encoding FecCD family ABC transporter permease: MTGVAAGPIARERIRRARHRAGRSVALAALAAVVFVISLMVGNTFYPLADVVRVVTGETVPGASFAVGVLRLPRATLALLAGAAFGAAGVTFQTLLRNPLAAPDIIGISSGASAAAVFGLLVLRLDRGMVSLVAVVAALLTAAVIYVLSFKDGVVGTRLILIGIGISAMLDSVVAYVLLRAASWDLQVAMRWLTGSLNGATWSDVLPLLLAVAVAMPMLLARTTDLQAMRLGDDTAAALGVRTERTRLLTILAAVALIAFATAAAGPVAFVAFLSGPIAARLVGAGGSLTVPSALVGALLVLLADLAGQYAFGARYPVGVVTGALGAPYLVYLLVRINRSGASL; encoded by the coding sequence GTGACCGGCGTCGCGGCCGGCCCGATCGCGCGCGAGCGGATCCGCCGGGCCCGCCACCGTGCCGGCCGGAGTGTCGCGCTGGCGGCCCTCGCCGCGGTCGTGTTCGTCATCAGCCTGATGGTCGGCAACACCTTCTATCCCCTGGCCGACGTGGTTCGCGTCGTCACGGGGGAGACGGTCCCGGGGGCGAGCTTCGCCGTCGGCGTCCTGCGGCTGCCCCGGGCCACCCTCGCGCTGCTGGCAGGGGCGGCGTTCGGCGCGGCCGGGGTCACCTTCCAGACCCTGCTCCGCAACCCGCTGGCGGCCCCCGACATCATCGGCATCAGTTCGGGTGCCAGTGCCGCGGCCGTGTTCGGGCTGCTCGTCCTGCGGCTCGATCGGGGCATGGTGTCGCTCGTCGCGGTTGTGGCCGCCCTGCTCACGGCCGCGGTGATCTACGTGCTGTCGTTCAAGGACGGCGTCGTCGGAACCCGGTTGATCCTGATCGGGATCGGCATCTCGGCGATGCTGGACAGCGTCGTCGCCTACGTGCTCCTGCGCGCGGCGAGTTGGGACCTGCAGGTCGCGATGCGATGGCTGACCGGCAGCCTCAACGGCGCGACCTGGAGCGACGTGCTCCCGCTGCTGCTGGCTGTCGCCGTCGCGATGCCGATGCTGCTGGCACGGACGACCGACCTGCAGGCCATGCGGCTCGGGGACGACACCGCCGCCGCACTGGGCGTACGCACCGAACGCACGCGGCTGCTGACCATCCTCGCCGCCGTGGCACTGATCGCGTTCGCCACCGCAGCCGCCGGCCCCGTGGCCTTCGTGGCCTTCCTCTCCGGACCGATCGCGGCGCGCCTGGTCGGTGCGGGAGGGTCGCTCACCGTGCCGTCGGCACTGGTCGGCGCGCTCCTGGTGCTGCTTGCCGACCTCGCCGGTCAGTACGCCTTCGGCGCCCGCTACCCGGTCGGGGTCGTCACCGGGGCCCTCGGCGCCCCCTACCTCGTCTACCTGCTCGTGCGCATCAATCGATCCGGAGCGTCCCTGTGA